ttacacacaaaaagaaacactctttgatggttaggaaggAGATGGGGTGGGgacagaaaaacactaaataaacaatagataagtggtaactctggggaagggtaagacagtacacaatactggggaagccagcacaacttgtccatggcaaggtcacggaagctccatagatacatccaaactccctgagggactgaattgctgagctgagggctgtggggactagggtctcagggaacatctagctcaactgacataacagtttttaaagaaaatgttctacattttactttggtgagtactgtctggggtcttaaaggactgagtggccatctaggatgctccactgCCTCCCCTCAACCCCCaactttgggagcaaggaagaaaattaaagacacaagggaaagattagaccaatggactaatggaccacatctgtcattgcctcccccagactgagtcccgtacagctagatggtgcctggctaccaccaccgactgctctgacagagatcacaatacagggtcctggagagagatggagaaaaatgtagaacagagttataactcacaagaaaagaacagacttactggcctgacagagactggagaaaccccgagagtatgacccccagacactctATCAGCCcagaaatgaagtcacttctgaggctcaccctcagccaaagattagacaggctcataaaacaaaacgagactaaaggggcacaacaaccCAGGGGTAAGGATTAAAAGGcagtaggggacaggaaagctggtaatagggaacccaaggtcaagaagggagagtgttgacatgttgtggggttgttaacccacATTATAAGACAATACGTGTactgtttaacaagaaactactttgttctgtgaactttctaaagtaaaaaaaaaaaatgtatctggTCACAGAACAATGTCTTAGGAAATGGAGCTCCTACAGCAACCAGCAGGACTGTCATCGGTGTCCACCAAAACCTCCCATCAATGCATCTTAAAGCTGCAAATGTTTCCTCCGTCTGGGAATGTGAATCCCAGCAGACTCCCACACCTCCATGACCCCCAGATCAGAAAAGTACAGGAAATTTTACTTTCACTGTGATTAATGGAGAGCGTGTATAAAAGACAAATTGATGCTTCCAACAGGAAAACTAAAAATTTGTTTGTGAGGAGGTAGGGCTAAAAGAGGCAAGATTTAATCTAAACCATTTCCTGTGCcttggatttctttttaaaaaattggccgCCTTATCATTTTCTTAGTCACCTTTTCTCTAGGCTTATTGGAGGCGTAGTCCCTCCTAGCAACCTCCCATCTGCTGGAAAACGGAACCAAGAGAATGAGGAGCCGTGATGACACATCCTTCGCTGGATGAAAATATTAAGGCAAAAGAATAAATGTACTATTTGCATAAAACCTATTAATGCCCTCTCCAGACTAGTGAAACAAATTTTACATCACGGAGGGAGCAGCTGTGATCCGCTGCTTCCAGTAATGAAGAGTATTTGAAACAACCTGCAAACCACTGCTACTCCCAATTGCCAAGCAACATCATTGATTTTAGTTCTTTCCATGCAGAATGCTCATTGTTGACCAGAGAAAGACATATTTTATTCAAAGGTTCGTCTATTGGGTTTTCATTTTTGCTCTAAACGCTGTTACGTTTCTTGTGTTGTTTTTCTCATGCTACTGCAGATCCATGGCATTTcaaacagctttaaaaaaaaaaaaaaactagaacgttttctattcttttctactgGCAACCACGGAATCATTTTTTGGGCAATCTCAGTCAGGAGAGTCCTCTCTCGTGTGTTCCTTCCGGGTTAACATCAGCCTTTAGAAAGGCCGGACTAAGCGACTTCTGCCCGGGTTGTGCTCTACGTGTAAATAGCAAACGGAGAGGTCCCCAGAGCTGAGAGGTTTGCGACTCCCGCTAGGGCAGCGTGGGGGGATCGCAGCAGCAGCTGGAAGAGGATCCGCCGAAATGGGAGGTGTGTGGGGGGAATCGGAGAGGAGGGTGGAGAATAGGAATCATGTGTGCTCCTCGAGTGTACAACCCACATTTGAGTGGCAAATGACGAGGACAACCTACAAAAAACAACTAAGCGCAAATCCGCCCGaatttctctccctttctgtgCGTGTGCGTTTTCAACTAACTTTGGGAACTCGTAGACCCAGAGTCGCGCCCCGTGCTGCCTTGCCACCACCTTGGTTTCGCGCGCCCTGCAAGCCCTCTTCGTTGCCACCTCTTCCTCTGGACTAAGGATGGACGATCCCTTCGGATCCTCAATTGTGCCGCCAGCGCCCAACCTCTCGGTACCCAACTCTCTGGGCTGGGGTCTCAACCTGACTTCAGGGAAGGAAGTTCCCGCCCCGTGGACGCCACCGCTCGGGACGCCCAGCCGCCGCGTCCACCTGGTCTTCCTGGGGGTCATTCTGGTGGTGGCGGTGGTCGGCAACTCCATGGTGCTGTGCCGCCtctgcggcggcggcggccgcgggTCCTGGGCGGGGCCCAAGCGTCGCAAAATGGACTTCCTGCTAGTGCAGCTGGCCCTGGCCGACCTGTACGCGTGCGGAGGCAATACACTGTCGCAGCTGGCCTGGGAGCTGTTGGGAGACCCGCGCCCGGCCGCGGGCGACCTGGCGTGCCGCTTCGTGCAGCTGTTGAGGGTGTCCGGCCGCGGCGCCTCGTCCCACCTCGTGGCGCTCATTGCCCTCGAGCGCCAGCGCGCCGTCCGCCGTCCACTGGGCCCGCCGCTGCCCGCGCGCGCCCTTGCAGCCATGGGCTGGCTGCTGGCGCTGCTGCTGGCCCTGCCTCCCGCCTTCGTAGTGCGCGGGGGCGCCCCCACGCCTACCCGGCTGCAGCCGCCGTCCGCCACGCCCCCGGCCGCTCGCGCTTGGCCCGGGGAGCGTCGCTGCCGCAGCATCTTCGCGCCCCTGCCGCGCTGGCACCTGCAAGTCTACGCCCTCTACGAGGCTGTCGCGGGCTTCGTGGCGCCCGTCGCGGTCATGGGCGTCGCCAGCAGCCGTCTGCTCTGCGCCTGGTGGCAGCGCCGGCCCCGCGCCCCGGCGGCCCCGGTGCCCTGGTCTGCGAGCCCCGGCCCACTCCCCGCGCCCAACGCGCTGCCCCGCGCCAAGGTGCAGAGCCTGAAAATGAGCCTGGTGCTGGCGCTGCTGTTCCTGGGCTGCGAGCTGCCCTACTTCGCCGCCCGGCTGGCAGCCGCCTGGTCGTGGAGGCCCGCGGGAGACTGGGAAGGCGAGAACCTGGAGGCGGCGTTGCACGTCGTTGAAGTGGCCAACAGCGCGCTCAATCCCTTCGTCTACCTTTTCTTCCAGGCAGGCAACGGCAGGGTTTGGCGGAAGCGCCTAGGCACTGTCTGCTGCCCGGGGAAGGGAGTCTCGGAGGACGACGAGGGGGCCCGtggccaccaggcgctccatcgCCACCGCTGGCCTCACGCTCACTATCACCACGCTCGGCGGAAGCAGCTGGCAGAGGGCTGCATGCGCCCACCTCCGCCGCGCCCCAGGCCGCTGCCCTGCTCCTGCGAAAGCATCTTCTAGGTGCTGGATGACAGAGATAAATCATCTGTCGCCGCAGCGCAGCCTCAACGGAAAACGAGGGCAGGTGGGGTAGGTTTAAATCAAAGCACACCATGACGGACAGGAAAGTCTCCCGGAGAGTTACAACCGAAGCTGCCACCCACCTCCATTCTCCTATTGTAACTACTGTCTCCTTCTAATGTTTACATTTCCCGGCACTTTTCCAGTTTCTTACCTCCCAGTCCCTCTAGCCTTTCCCCAGTTGTGATGGAAAGAGGGCGAATCATTGGGAACTTGTAAAAAGTGAGTCAAAGTTATAGAGTTCTTATTTTTGCAGTTGTTTCTCGCTCTCATAATCTTGTGAATCACCTAAATTGCCAAGCGTTCATTATTTGCTGTGTTGTCATCTGTTTCTTACATAAatttgaatcctgcttaaatCAAGTCAACCTTCGGGACCACTGAGTTTGCCTTTCTTTCCAGGAGGAAAATCCCCCACGTTGCTCCCTGGGGAGATTGAAAATTGTACCAGTGATACTGTCAGAAATGTAATTATACTGTCACTTCAGAGCCACAGagcatttgcaaaataaaaacatttcccACAGAGCAATTAGTACTTTTTTACATGGCAATGTGTTCTCTCAGAAGAAAATCTGTTTGGCCTTTATTTCCAGTCTAGCTACTACCTCAGTAAAAACCAGGATTGTAGGAACTAGACACAAAAACTTCCCTTGGTCCCTTTCAAATATGCTCTGTTTCAACAGGAAACTGTCCTTGTGCCCAGATCAGTCTACCTCTGTGCTACTGTGTCCATGCAAAGTTCCatgcagactaggaaaaaaaaaagttcccagcAGACTACAGAAGGGAAGAGCCAAGGTGGTGCCTGTGCTCACCATCCCAGGTGGAATCCCAAGGAAGTTTGAAGCCTGGAAGGAAGCTGCATCCTCAGAATGCTGCATGTAAGTATAGAATTCTCTGATAAAAAAATGAAGGTAATGCCTGTTGGTCTGGATTGTTGAGAACAAGGTCAAGAAACAGATTTAATTGATGACCTCCTCCTCTTAACTATCCTTGGTTCTAGAGAGAAGCGGCAGCAATTATGGACAATAAACGCGTGTATTTACTAGTGACTTTCATTTGAGAGTCTGAAAGCTTTCCATTACAGTGTTTCCTGTTTATGCACAAATACAGAACTAAGATGCAGAAACGGAAAATGATCAAAGTTTACTTTTAGAGAGAATGCTTTCCAAGGGCAGGTACCCTTTTTTTCATGGATATATCTCAAACTCTTACAACAATGCTTGGCATGTAGTAGGCACTGAGCACATAATTGTTGATTAATTCATCATATAGGTCAGATATAGAATagataaaatacaaaagaaattttCATTAAgcttgccttatcttcctccagcATTTTGACAACACATGTTAGGGAGTTACaggttttccttcctcttttcttctccttGCTAGCCTGCTGAGGATGCTATAGTCTGCAAAATACCAAGAATAAGTTAGCCAAAGAGAGAACACAGTTGCCTTCGTGAACCCAAGACTAGATTAtagcattatttttattaattaataaGCATTTACTAACTTGCTTATTTTGTGCCAAGTAATGTGCTaggaacaggagccctggtgctgcagtggtaaagcgctcaactgctaaccaaaagattggcagttcaaacccaccagctgctgtatgggagaaagatgtggcagtctgctccaataaagatttacagccttggaaatcctatggggcagttctactctgttctatatggtcaatatgagtcagaaaagacttgacggcagtgggttcagtttggTTTAATGTGCtaggaaggggccctggtggcacagcggttaagcgcttggctgttaaccaaaaggttggggctgttaaccaaaacgttgggggtttgaatccactggccgctctgcaggagactaatgtggcagtctgctttcataaagattacagccttaaaaacctatggggcagttccagtctgtcctgtagggtcgctatgagtcgacttgacagcaacaggtttaggagACAAGTAATTTGACAATTACAGTGTAGTGTTATACATGCTTTCATAAAGGGTCCATAGGTTTCAGATAGGGAAGGATGTTCTAGGCAGTGGGAACAGCACTTACAAAGCACAGGGGAGAGAGAACATAGCGTGGTCAAGGAATAACATTAGTTGGAATGTCTAGCATTAGGATGCTTGTGGGGCCTGACCTGATGGACCCAATAAAGAAAGATCTTGTGTCCCAGGCCAAGAAAGCAAAAAGTGACCTTTGAAGGATTTAATCAGAGTTGTTACATGATCAGATTTGAATTTTATAAAGGCAACTCTAGTGATGGCACAAAAGATCAACTAACTGGAAGAAGGTTATGCCTTTAGGCAGAGATAAAGGCACATATGCCTCAAAATGTTCTATCACTTAGAATGACTTTTAATGTTGTATCATATCAGTTAGAATCACTGATAATGTTGTATCACTTAGAATGCTCTCCACTGAGGTAATAAATTTAAGCCAGCTGAGTTGAGTTCTCTGTTGTCTGCAGTTGAGAGCACCCTAACAGAAAAATGGAATTAGCTGGCTTAAATTTATTAGCtcacataaaacgaactctagtGCTATGGCTGCCCCAGGGTTCATTGATTGGGTAACCCAAGATTATAATCAAGGATCCACATCCTATCCATCTTTCCATTGTCATCCTGTGCTTATGGGCTTGACACTCAGGCCAGTTCCTCTTGAGGTCACAAAGTGAATGCTGCAGTTCCAGGCATTACCTTCAAACAAGACAATGTCCAAAAGAAGAGGAGAGacttcccctttctctctctctttctttcccactCTTGTTAAGAATAAAGAAACATTTCCCAGAAGTCTCCCAGCAGACTGACCCCAGCAACATCTCCCAGTGTTGTTCATTGGCCAGAACTACAGTACCTGCTCATATCTAGATCTATCATTGCAAGGGAAATGGGACAATCTGGAACTGAGGACTCGACTTGCATGAGAGAGGGTTAAAAAATAGGGTTCCGTAGGATAGAAAGGAGGGCAAATGCTTGTTGAAGAAATAAGAACAAAACCTTTAAATGATTGCAAAATTGTTAAAGAAATTGATTTTTACAATCTAGTAGGGGTTTTCAGCTAATTGCCAACTAGAAATTCTAAGAATTCTTCTGCTGGGTCAGAAATATCCAATACCAACTCAAGTAGTTAATTTGAAATTGAATTAAACTGAACTTACCCTAGATTTTGTGAAAGATTTAGTTAAGCCCAGTTCATACTGAAATGCTTGTCTTCTATAGCTAGggaatgttctctaaattcaatCTAAAACTTGAAGTAGATCTAGGTGTCTTGGTCCCCATCCCTGGAAGCATTTGTAGATAAAGAAATTTGAAGCATCCCTTAGAATGGCCGTCCTGTTGGTGTTGATCTTAGGATGCCTACATTCTTACAGACAACCCAGAAATTCAGTTCTAGCCAATCAAGGAAGTTCCAGAGGGCTTTTTTAGATTCAGACTCTTCTAGAGTGGGACACACCATTCACATCACAAAGTAAAGGTGAATGAACAGGTTGACCCTGAACCTGCCCTCTTTTCTAGTTATCATCCAAATTGGAAATGGctagaggaaaaacaaaatccacataCTTGAAATTTGCCCCATGAAGTAGAGAAATTAAATCCTCCTACccacagaaaccctggttgcatagtggttaagagctcggctgctaaccaaaaggtcagcagtttgaatccaccaggtgctccttagaaaccctgtggtgcacctgtactctgtcctgtagggtcgctataagttggaattgacttgacggcaatgggcttggtttttggttaccaACATATATTCCCCTTTGAGTTAGATTTTAACCAAGCTGCTGCTCGCAGGCCTGGATTGTAAGACTCCAGGTGGCACTATTTATACAGATGATGATGTGAATGCCACTCCTAGCATTCAGTAATGTGGTGGCTCTGATTTTAACCAGAACTTTAAAGACTGAATACAAAGAATTCTGTATCTTTAGAAAGAACTAGCCACGCAGTAACATACAGCTATGAGAAGTAAACATGACCTATTACATAATGTGAAGCAGAAAGTATATAGAAAACAGCCAAGAGTGTAATTAAGTAAACTACAACTAATGATTAGCTATAAATGATATACTAAAAATATAGTAGTCTAGCTCGTTTGTGGAAGAGGAGAtagatttaaaacattttttttctaagcCACTTCCTAGGAAAcatggaaaaatgtagaaaatttgaGGAGCTTCCCTTCCATTCCTAAAATGTTCTGACTTGATCAAAGAGAAAATATTGTAATAAAGATGAATGGTTATTAAATGAAACTGATGTTTTGCCAAGTGGGGATGCAGTGTAATACACACAGAGAATTTAAAGACCTAGACTTGAATCTCAACCTCTGCCACTTAGTAGCTGTGTCACTTTAGGCAGTTTGCTGAATATTTATTAGTATTggtttcctcatcaataaaatgaGGTTCATATGATCTATTTCATAGGATTACTGTATGTAAAATATTTGATGGGGGGGTCATGTCAGTTTTTCTCTTCAGATTCACCCCAGTACTCAATagatgatattgttgttgttgttgttaggtgccattgagtcggctccgactcacagcaaccctatgcacaacaaagaaacactgcccggtcctgtgccatccttagaattgttgttatgcttgagcccattgttgcagccactgtgtcaatccacctcgttgagggtcttcctcttttccactgaccctgtactctgccaagcatgatgtccttctctagagactgatccctcctgacatgtccaaagtatgtaagacgcagtctcgccatccttgcttctaaggagcattctggctgtacttcttctaagacagatttgtttgttcttttggcagtccatggtatagtcaatattcttcactaacatgacaattcaaaggcgtcagttcttcttcggtcgtcttatttcattgtccagctttcacatgcatatgatgcgattgaaaatactatggcttgggtcaggtgcaccttagtcttcaaggtgacatctttgctcttcaacactttgaagaggtcctttgctgcagatttgcccaatgcaacgtgtcttttgatttctcgactgctgcttccatggctgttgattgtagatccaagtaaaatgaaatcctggacaacttcaatcttttctgcatttatcatgatgttgctcattggtccagttgtgaggatttttgttttctttatgttgaggtgcaatccatactgaaggctgtggtctttgatcttcattagtatgtgcttcaagtcctcttcactttcagcaagcaaggttgtgtcatctgcataacgcaggttgtggCCATTGTTATAACACTGGGCTGTGAGGGATGCAATCTCATTGAGTATTATATGAAGGGAAGAGAATCATCATGGAAGATTAACACAGCAATAGTGGGATATAGTAATAGGGAAATTGAGGTTTAAGGAAGGCTTAGTGGGCATTGTTGATTGCCTTCCTAGATCCATTTCTCCTAACAGTTTTCAGATTCTTAGTAGAGTATCCATGCCTCTTCTGAACAGTCAAGCGCTTTGAGAGAAGCTGACCCTTTTCACACTCTGGGAATGGGCCTTTATTAGTTTAATTACATCAAAGTATTTCCATACCTCTCACCACCATGTCTTGATCAGGAATGGTCATGCAACTGAGGCCAATGAGATAGGAGGGGAAGTTTGTTGGGGCCTCTTAGGAAAGAACCTCTTCACTCCTCTGGGTGAGCTATGGGAGCCAGCATGCTCTCTTCATCTCTCTCCCACTGACGATGAATGAGGAGCATGTAAACTGTTGGCTGCTGGCAGCCCATCTCTGACCATGAGGGGAACCAGCCATAGGACAAAGTCAGCATTGTAGATACAGCAGAGTAGAGACATGAAAAGAACTTAGAACCTTGTTGACCTTACTGCACTGTCATATCAAAAACCACTGAGACCTGTCCTATTAAGTAAgtcaatacattttatttttgcttaaagCAGCTGAGTTGGATTTTCTGTTACTTGAAGCAGCAAGCAGCCTCTAACTGAAGTAAAAGCTTGGCAAGAAAAAGAGTCCTGTTTTAGCCTATTGTGCAATGGCTTATGTTCTTTATCAAAGAAATCAGGAAGATTCCAAGTGTACTTTTATTTGGCCCATCAGCCAGTATGTGTTGAGGGACTGTAATGGACACTGTGTTGGGCACTATGAGGCAAATTGGAGAAAATCGAAGATGTaactcatattttaaaaatctgtactCTATTAAGAACTATGGTTTTTATGGTAAGGACTTTGTTGAGAAACCTCAGCCTGTAATTATTGATGTTATAGGACATAATTTGCAAACTGTTGCCACTGGtaattttattcattaattcattgatttgatatttatttttaaagatcaaTCACGTACAAAGCACtatataaattttattatatacgtatgtgtatatatgtgtgtatgtatatatataacccactgttgtccaagtcagttccaactcatagcgaccccgtaagatttccaaagctgtaaatctctacagaagcagactgccacatcttactcctgCAGAGCCACTCATTGTTTCAAACtgtctacctttcagttagcagttgatcactttaaccccTGTGCAACCAGAGCTGCTTAGTTTATTACATATGTAGATATGTATCACTTATCACAGAcatatatttcatttaaaatttagCTTTTGGGTGGGAATTAGGACCAACTATTGCTATTGTGCTGCCCTTTTCTATGGCCAGATTGGGAAGTGACAGCCATAAAATGAGATGGAGTAGATTGTTACAGTTATGGCCCCAATGAATCACTTCTCTTAGATCCACCCATTGTATAATCTCCCACATGGAGTCTGGGCTTAGCCATGTGACCTGCTTTGGCCAATGGAGAAGCAGTAAATGTTTCACAAGCAGGGCTTGATAAGCATTTATGCATCGAGATTTGCCCTCTCAGAAAAACTGCCTTAAGACCATTACGTCACGAAGAATCCCAGAATAAAAGACCATGTGGAGTGAGAGGCCCAACCACTTAGCTACCCAGCCAGGCCCAGCCTACAGCTGACCCTCCAGCTAAATGCATCTGTATGAATGAGCCAAAGTGAGACCACCATAAGAACTGCCCAGCTAACCCACAGGATTATGAGAAATAATAGATCATAGTCATTTTAAGCCAATAAGCTTTGGGATGGCTTGtttcacagcaatagataactaaaacTTGGGTAAAGTAGTAAAATAGGTGCTTTAAAAATGGGAGGGAGAAGACAGTGACCTAAAGTTAGAGGATTGGGGTGAGCCTGAATCAGTGCAGTGTCTGTTGCTCACATTGGACCTGTCTGGCTCCCACCATAGCATCTTCCTTGAGTGTTGTGATACAATATCTACAGAGAACTGAGGAAACGGTACAGCCTTGACAGGCATGAGACAAAAACATCACAGAAGGAGGCCGGCCACAGACACACAGGACTCCACCTGAGTTTATCAAGATCACTTTTGGAGAAAGTTAAAGGGGGCTAGTATTCCTTCTgaatccctggatggcacaaatggttaagtgcttggttactaactgaaaagttgatggttcaaatccactcagaggtccctcagaacaaaggcctggtgatctacttttaaaaggccacagccctgaaaattctatggagtgcaggtctactctgaaatacatggggctgccatgagccagaatcaagtAGACAGCAACTTGTTGGTTAGTATTCCCTAAGTGGTGAATTTGGACAGGACCTGCTAACTGGATGCTGtggtaaaataatttttacagCCAGACTTGTGGAACTTGGAAAATGCAGATTATGGTTAAGATCTATTGGCTAAGTACAAAAAGGAGGATCATTCATCCAATACACAGGTGCAAaattccatgaagattacaatgctagtcaataataatgaaatactatttttttttcctaaggaggTCATATTAAATTAGAATTCTTAATTCTGTGATTTCATAAGGTATGAGGAAAATgctctttttaaaagttttactATTAATATCGCTACTATTTTAGATAATGCATTGCTATTTGAGAAGCCAGTGAgttttttgttggttggttgggtttttttgtaACTAAGAGTGCAGATACTGACACATTATAATTTCACATGACTAGTGTCTTTTTGGTTGCaagagtacattgacagggaagtgccagaaattcaagccagattcagaagaggacgtagaacaaggaatatcattgctgatatcagatggatcataaatggaagcagagaataccagaaagatgtttggctgtgttttattgtctatgcaaaggcattcaactatgtggatcataacaaattatagataacattacgaagaatgggaattccagaacacttaattatgctcatgaggaacctgtacatagaccaagaggcagtcatcagaacagaacaagaggacactgtgtggtttaaaatcaggaaaggtgtacgtcagggttgtatcctttcaccatacttatttagtctgtatgctgagtaaacaatctgagaagctggactatatgaaaaagaatgtgtcatcaggattggaggaagactcattaacaacctgcaatatgcggatgcacaaccttgcttgttgaaagtgagcagcacttgaagcactcactgataaagatcaaagaccacagccttcagtat
Above is a window of Loxodonta africana isolate mLoxAfr1 chromosome 2, mLoxAfr1.hap2, whole genome shotgun sequence DNA encoding:
- the GPR150 gene encoding probable G-protein coupled receptor 150, translated to MDDPFGSSIVPPAPNLSVPNSLGWGLNLTSGKEVPAPWTPPLGTPSRRVHLVFLGVILVVAVVGNSMVLCRLCGGGGRGSWAGPKRRKMDFLLVQLALADLYACGGNTLSQLAWELLGDPRPAAGDLACRFVQLLRVSGRGASSHLVALIALERQRAVRRPLGPPLPARALAAMGWLLALLLALPPAFVVRGGAPTPTRLQPPSATPPAARAWPGERRCRSIFAPLPRWHLQVYALYEAVAGFVAPVAVMGVASSRLLCAWWQRRPRAPAAPVPWSASPGPLPAPNALPRAKVQSLKMSLVLALLFLGCELPYFAARLAAAWSWRPAGDWEGENLEAALHVVEVANSALNPFVYLFFQAGNGRVWRKRLGTVCCPGKGVSEDDEGARGHQALHRHRWPHAHYHHARRKQLAEGCMRPPPPRPRPLPCSCESIF